A segment of the Lolium perenne isolate Kyuss_39 chromosome 3, Kyuss_2.0, whole genome shotgun sequence genome:
ATAATAGTCTTTTAAAGAAGTATTGTATACGTAGCACAATATAAAACGCGTATAAACCAACTTATTTGTATAAATATATAGCGTATGTACAGGTAGAAGTAGTATGTTTGTACATCATTGTCGGCTCATTGGCGGCGCtttgccaggcggtggcggtcgtAGTCGGCAGAAGGCACAGCAAAGCGATGCTTGCCGGccacgaggcactgcgtgctgacaCGAGCTTTAGCCAGGCCTCGTAGGTGCATCCCGACAGGGGCGACGGCGGCGTGCAGGCATCCTCTTGGCCGAACAGACCAGCAAAATATTTGGGCATTttttcttaggccggattatcatgTGCTAACGGTTCGAACTGTCTTGCGCTAATCGGTATGTGCTTACGCAGGCTCGATTAATTGGCTTATTATCCAAGAGCCCAAACTAAGTAAGTTTGGGGGTTGTATCCAAGCAAACATAGTATGATCTGAGCTAAAGATTGAGACCCTGCTAGGGCCACCGGCCCTGCATATTGTTCCACGATGGATCTGATTAACTTGTTCAGATAAGGGCATGAGATTGCAATCGACTTTTATTTCAAGTTTAGGATGTGATTTTCTGCTGGCATCGTTGGGAAGGAAAGCAAAACTACTTCCAACACGCGAAAACCAGCAAGAGGTTTGATTCAGTTCTCATAGAAATGTTTGGAGGAACATATGCATGTGACACGACTACTCATAACGAGGTTCAGTTCATTCGATAAGCATCGTCAGTTCAGTTTGCTGCCTACTCATTCCCGTGCATGGGAGATCAATGTGAGCAAGCGCTTAAAATGATGCAATCAATCAATGGCATAATACAAGATTCTTATGATTGAGTAACCAAATGCATGACGAATCCCATTTGGATCATCAGTTCTTGAGCTCCGGGGGCACCAATCCACCGGCGTGCATCTGCTTGTACATCCACTGCCAGTTCTCCGGCCTCACCTCACCGCCGAGTGCCCTGATCACAGACCCACCGCTGCACGCTCCGACCTTGCAGCACTCCTCTAGGGGGAGCCCTTTCACCAGCCCATAGAGGAACCCGCTCGCGAACAGGTCGCCCGCACCTGTGGCGTCCACCGCGTTGCTCTCCCCAATGGCTGGCACCTGAACTACCTGCATGCAAACATCAGTTTGCTCAGCTCTGCAGGTTGAAACAGCATTCTGGCACAATTACAGCTAgcatatttgtttttgtttttgctgttAGGGAAATATGTCCAGCTTAGCTTCGGCATTCTATGGTCCAGCTATGAATCATCGAAAGATAGAAAGAACATTATTGATATTTTGACCCGTGTGATTGTGGTTGCCGCATCGATGGCATGCGTCTCACCTGCTTGCCATGCTTAGCAAGGCATCCCTTTGATGCGAGGGTCACCACAGCCCATTTGCAGTACTTGGACAAGAATGCAAGTGCCTCCTCTGGATCAAACGTTAGCCCTTCCCTGCAGATACATGCGCGGCAGTTAAATTTCCACATCAGATATGAAGAAGGCCTAGCAATAAGGGAATGAAAGGAAGACCATGCACAGTTCTCTAAGAAAGAAAGCTAGGAAGAACAATAATTTGCTTTCCAGTTGGAATTTAACCCTTTCTTTGTTTTCTCCTACTTAAATTGAATGATATATAATTATAGAGAGAATCACCCTATGATCTCCCTAGCTTCATCCTCATTGGCGAAGCAAAGGTCAATGTTGCCAGTCTCCAAAAGGGCAATTAGTTGCGACCTATAGTCGCGAACCATCTGCATCAATGAGACAAACCAAAGAAACTAAATCTGGCTGTCTTTGCAAATTAAAATCAACTGAGCAATTAGCTTCTTAAAGCTGCAGTCAGACCTCAAAGCTAGCCAAATCTAATGATACCGAGAGACCTTCTTGTTTTGCAACCCTGATAGCCTCAACAATCTGGCCGAGATTTTGTTGTGCGTATCTCACAACCAGCCACTGCATTACATCAATATCCAATCATGAAAAAGGCATCCAGATCAGACAAATGTGTTGCAGAATTTTCTTTCTAGGACAGCAATATATGCTGGAATATACATGCACATAATGTAGAGTAAAAGGAAAAGGAAGCAACCTTGGAGCCTTGGAAGTCCTCCCTGGTGAACTCGTTTGCCTGTCAGATGGACAGCTTGTGGATCAAGACTAAGATTGCTTAGAAACAATAACTATACAACATTTAAGACTACATCAAACAACGGGTTACCTGTAGCTTGACTGCGCTAGATAGGCATGGGCGCATAGTGCGATTGCCACTTGCATCAACCAAGCATGCACACTATATAATAGGTACTATTTTCAGCCTTTACCACTAAGCAGGAAAATAAGTGAAGAAACGTAACTTTGACATCGAATTCGGAACTACCTGCGCAGTGTGCCCCTTTTTTGCCCTTAATCTTGTGAGATCTACACCACTAAAGCTCATATTGTTGACAAACAAAACACCTTGGTCATCGTCTCCACGAGCTCCAATTATTCCAGTTGATATCCCAAAACCCGCTGAGAGCCCTCGAATTGTATTAGCGACACTACCACCGGCCATAGTTCTTACTGGAGAGAGGCCGTCGCTGGATGGAAGGATGAGGGCATTCACTTCATTGAGAATATGATTCAACTCCTCAAAAGAGACCTGTGAACCATAATACAGTCCTCAAATAAATTCACAACATAAAAAAAAGAATATAAGGTTTGCTATCCCCATTCAGTTTTGTCAGATCAGTCCTATTATATTTATAACTCTTGTCACACAGCTCCTACCCCTTAGAAAATAATGCATGGTGTACAGCTCTAGATGGAAAAAAAGGACAGACACATTGGTGTTCAACCTGATATTAATATTAGCATAATAGGCTAATATCTAAGGCCAAAGATGAAGTGAAAAAAATGTACATCTTCGTTTTACACTGATTTCTATAAACTATTTAGACAAATATGAGTGCTATTGAACTTGAACTTGTACTAAAACAACAAGGATTGGCAAATCTTCAGCAAGGTAAACTGTAGAATCTCCTATATCTGAGTCCCACGGTAAGAGAGTAGATAATTTCATCGATATAGTGAACTGCACTCAAACAAATTACTTGTCTCAAATGTAATTCCAGGGCATCATCAGGTGTTAGAGAGAACATAATTTAGAGCAACCCCCCCTAATGAACAAGTATTATACTCCAGACAGGACAACAGGACTCAGCAGCTTGTTGTTTTAAATGTTCTGAGTGTCTACGTCAAATGATGATGTGCTAAGGTCATCAAAAGTAGTTCTTCCTTCATATCTTTCAAAATATCCCTAATACACTGGAACCAAAGTTGGCCATGAGAATGATACTATAATTATTTTTACAAGATATGGATCCTGGCAGCCTGCAACTATATGCCGTGTGAACGAAAAGTCAAGAGCACCAGGTGATAGTAGTGGCAAGGGGTGGTTCTGTGGTTGTTTCTTCTGGTTCACAACATGTACCAACTCCGAACACCTAAATAATTAACATAGTCCATGGACCAATCAGTTGGTGCGACATAAAGCCTTGTTTGACAAATCCCAGAAGTGTGCAGGCCAAACCA
Coding sequences within it:
- the LOC127341384 gene encoding uncharacterized protein, which gives rise to MVAEADHQQPGRPAGRAADPPAVLGLQVSALIDHVAHVDWSLLDRVPGDRGGSQQVSFEELNHILNEVNALILPSSDGLSPVRTMAGGSVANTIRGLSAGFGISTGIIGARGDDDQGVLFVNNMSFSGVDLTRLRAKKGHTAQCACLVDASGNRTMRPCLSSAVKLQANEFTREDFQGSKWLVVRYAQQNLGQIVEAIRVAKQEGLSVSLDLASFEMVRDYRSQLIALLETGNIDLCFANEDEAREIIGEGLTFDPEEALAFLSKYCKWAVVTLASKGCLAKHGKQVVQVPAIGESNAVDATGAGDLFASGFLYGLVKGLPLEECCKVGACSGGSVIRALGGEVRPENWQWMYKQMHAGGLVPPELKN